In Triticum aestivum cultivar Chinese Spring chromosome 5B, IWGSC CS RefSeq v2.1, whole genome shotgun sequence, the following proteins share a genomic window:
- the LOC123110943 gene encoding cyclin-T1-4 isoform X2 — translation MFLAGKVEETPRPLKDVILVSYELIHKKDPAAGQKIKQREVYDQQKELILLGERVVLATLGFDLNVHHPYKPLVETIKKFKITHNALPQVAWNFVNDGLRTSLCLQFKPHHIAAGALFLAGKFLKVKFLPDDGEKAWYQEFDVTPRQLEEVSNQMLELYEQNRVVQSQPTNGNEAEGSSAGVPNQRISVKAEANSEEPRVVHHPASKQPDSNPSTSTGVPIHNGAEHSKPHKQIGSQKSLQSDNGGHENDKTSSQSGGRVDTSTKDGLHDGTKSLSRSSRPSDKPGIPTEEKPLPSHASSSELRDGNLSNSGDPSVSSSMMDAMNKIDKDKVKAALEKRRKLKGDVARKVHVMDDDDLLERELEHGVELAVEDEKIKQERNDCSMHQEDHRNADGVAENGDNNGDQNVPETAKEAEVLVDIKDEHSLTKRNDGFEHKPQHPSDAPKHSVSHHDAQLGGRHEEHKMPRPEG, via the exons ATGTTCTTGGCTGGAAAAGTCGAAGAAACACCTAGGCCTTTGAAGGATGTCATCCTGGTTTCTTACGAGCTTATTCATAAAAAGGATCCTGCTGCTGGTCAGAAAATCAAGCAGAGG GAAGTATATGATCAACAAAAAGAACTCATTTTACTTGGGGAGCGAGTTGTACTTGCAACACTTGGTTTTGACCTTAATGTGCACCATCCTTACAAGCCCTTGGTTGAAACAATAAAGAAATTCAAGATTACTCATAATGCGCTTCCTCAGGTTGCCTGGAATTTTGTCAATGATGG GCTGCGCACTTCACTCTGTCTGCAATTCAAGCCCCATCATATTGCAGCAGGTGCTCTCTTTTTGGCTGGTAAGTTTCTCAAAGTGAAATTTCTTCCAGATGACGGTGAGAAGGCTTGGTATCAGGAGTTTGATGTGACACCAAGACAGCTGGAAG AGGTTAGCAATCAAATGTTAGAGCTGTATGAGCAAAACCGTGTTGTACAGTCGCAACCAACAAATGGGAATGAAGCTGAAGGGAGCTCAGCTGGTGTGCCTAATCAAAGGATCTCCGTAAAAGCAGAAGCCAACTCGGAGGAACCTCGTGTTGTGCATCATCCAGCATCCAAACAGCCAGATTCCAATCCCTCTACATCAACAGGTGTTCCAATTCACAATGGTGCTGAGCACTCAAAGCCACACAAGCAGATTGGTAGCCAGAAAAGTCTTCAGAGTGACAATGGTGGCCATGAAAACGACAAAACAAGCAGTCAGAGTGGAGGTAGAGTTGATACTAGTACAAAGGATGGTTTGCATGATGGCACAAAGTCCTTGTCGAGAAGTTCCAGGCCCAGCGACAAACCTGGTATTCCAACAGAAGAGAAACCTCTTCCATCGCATGCTAGTTCGAGTGAATTGAGAGATGGTAATCTCAGTAACAGTGGTGATCCCAGTGTCTcatcctccatgatggatgccaTGAATAAAATTGACAAGGACAAGGTAAAGGCAGCTTTGGAGAAGCGAAGAAAATTGAAAGGTGATGTTGCTAGGAAGGTACATGTGATGGATGATGACGACCTACTTGAGAGGGAATTAGAACATGGTGTAGAGTTGGCTGTTGAGGATGAGAAGATCAAGCAGGAGAGGAACGATTGTAGTATGCATCAAGAGGATCACCGTAATGCTGATGGCGTTGCAGAAAATGGTGACAACAATGGTGATCAGAATGTTCCAGAGACTGCAAAAGAGGCTGAAGTTCTGGTGGACATTAAAGATGAGCATTCTCTAACCAAGAGAAATGATGGTTTCGAGCACAAGCCGCAGCACCCTAGTGATGCACCAAAGCACAGCGTGAGCCACCATGATGCTCAGCTTGGTGGTAGACATGAAGAACATAAAATGCCTCGACCCGAAGGTTGA
- the LOC123110943 gene encoding cyclin-T1-4 isoform X1, which translates to MAMLPSDLSHHGIVENSPYRITKSGNKEAGKLSASWYFSRKEIEENSPSKRDGIDLKKETYLRKSYCTYLQDLGMRLKVPQVTIATSIVFCHRFYLRQSHAKNDRRTIATVCMFLAGKVEETPRPLKDVILVSYELIHKKDPAAGQKIKQREVYDQQKELILLGERVVLATLGFDLNVHHPYKPLVETIKKFKITHNALPQVAWNFVNDGLRTSLCLQFKPHHIAAGALFLAGKFLKVKFLPDDGEKAWYQEFDVTPRQLEEVSNQMLELYEQNRVVQSQPTNGNEAEGSSAGVPNQRISVKAEANSEEPRVVHHPASKQPDSNPSTSTGVPIHNGAEHSKPHKQIGSQKSLQSDNGGHENDKTSSQSGGRVDTSTKDGLHDGTKSLSRSSRPSDKPGIPTEEKPLPSHASSSELRDGNLSNSGDPSVSSSMMDAMNKIDKDKVKAALEKRRKLKGDVARKVHVMDDDDLLERELEHGVELAVEDEKIKQERNDCSMHQEDHRNADGVAENGDNNGDQNVPETAKEAEVLVDIKDEHSLTKRNDGFEHKPQHPSDAPKHSVSHHDAQLGGRHEEHKMPRPEG; encoded by the exons ATGGCTATGCTGCCAAGTGATTTGTCACATCATGGAATTGTAGAAAATAGCCCCTACAGAATTACAAAGAGCGGGAATAAGGAAGCTGGCAAACTTAGTGCTTCATGGTATTTCAGTAGAAAGGAAATAGAAGAGAATTCTCCGTCCAAGAGGGATGGCATTGATTTAAAGAAAGAGACTTACCTTCGGAAATCGTATTGCACTTATCTACAAGATTTGGGGATGCGGCTCAAAGT GCCACAAGTGACAATTGCTACATCTATTGTGTTCTGTCACCGTTTTTACCTTCGTCAATCTCATGCAAAAAATGATAGACGA ACAATCGCTACTGTTTGCATGTTCTTGGCTGGAAAAGTCGAAGAAACACCTAGGCCTTTGAAGGATGTCATCCTGGTTTCTTACGAGCTTATTCATAAAAAGGATCCTGCTGCTGGTCAGAAAATCAAGCAGAGG GAAGTATATGATCAACAAAAAGAACTCATTTTACTTGGGGAGCGAGTTGTACTTGCAACACTTGGTTTTGACCTTAATGTGCACCATCCTTACAAGCCCTTGGTTGAAACAATAAAGAAATTCAAGATTACTCATAATGCGCTTCCTCAGGTTGCCTGGAATTTTGTCAATGATGG GCTGCGCACTTCACTCTGTCTGCAATTCAAGCCCCATCATATTGCAGCAGGTGCTCTCTTTTTGGCTGGTAAGTTTCTCAAAGTGAAATTTCTTCCAGATGACGGTGAGAAGGCTTGGTATCAGGAGTTTGATGTGACACCAAGACAGCTGGAAG AGGTTAGCAATCAAATGTTAGAGCTGTATGAGCAAAACCGTGTTGTACAGTCGCAACCAACAAATGGGAATGAAGCTGAAGGGAGCTCAGCTGGTGTGCCTAATCAAAGGATCTCCGTAAAAGCAGAAGCCAACTCGGAGGAACCTCGTGTTGTGCATCATCCAGCATCCAAACAGCCAGATTCCAATCCCTCTACATCAACAGGTGTTCCAATTCACAATGGTGCTGAGCACTCAAAGCCACACAAGCAGATTGGTAGCCAGAAAAGTCTTCAGAGTGACAATGGTGGCCATGAAAACGACAAAACAAGCAGTCAGAGTGGAGGTAGAGTTGATACTAGTACAAAGGATGGTTTGCATGATGGCACAAAGTCCTTGTCGAGAAGTTCCAGGCCCAGCGACAAACCTGGTATTCCAACAGAAGAGAAACCTCTTCCATCGCATGCTAGTTCGAGTGAATTGAGAGATGGTAATCTCAGTAACAGTGGTGATCCCAGTGTCTcatcctccatgatggatgccaTGAATAAAATTGACAAGGACAAGGTAAAGGCAGCTTTGGAGAAGCGAAGAAAATTGAAAGGTGATGTTGCTAGGAAGGTACATGTGATGGATGATGACGACCTACTTGAGAGGGAATTAGAACATGGTGTAGAGTTGGCTGTTGAGGATGAGAAGATCAAGCAGGAGAGGAACGATTGTAGTATGCATCAAGAGGATCACCGTAATGCTGATGGCGTTGCAGAAAATGGTGACAACAATGGTGATCAGAATGTTCCAGAGACTGCAAAAGAGGCTGAAGTTCTGGTGGACATTAAAGATGAGCATTCTCTAACCAAGAGAAATGATGGTTTCGAGCACAAGCCGCAGCACCCTAGTGATGCACCAAAGCACAGCGTGAGCCACCATGATGCTCAGCTTGGTGGTAGACATGAAGAACATAAAATGCCTCGACCCGAAGGTTGA